The Saccharopolyspora gloriosae genome has a segment encoding these proteins:
- a CDS encoding DciA family protein yields the protein MTSGEHEGRSTASEAGTDPTPAGSDGAELHGSDLARAALQAAKEKSKAKRRTKRSVIGAGGGSRRRRRWSGPGADDRDPQPLGRLASRIATDHGWNDRLSGGHVFARWTSLVGGDIAEHTKPVALSDGELTVQAESTAWATQLRLLQRQILQRIADGVGKGVVRKIKVQGPAAPSWRHGPRHVPGRGPRDTYG from the coding sequence ATGACATCGGGCGAACACGAAGGGCGATCGACCGCTTCCGAGGCCGGAACGGACCCGACGCCCGCTGGCTCCGACGGCGCTGAGCTGCACGGATCGGACCTGGCCCGGGCCGCGCTGCAGGCCGCGAAGGAGAAGTCGAAGGCCAAGCGCCGCACCAAGCGCAGCGTCATCGGTGCCGGTGGTGGTTCCCGGCGGCGCCGTCGCTGGTCGGGGCCGGGCGCCGATGACCGCGACCCGCAGCCGCTGGGCAGGCTGGCCTCGCGGATCGCCACGGATCACGGGTGGAACGACCGGCTCTCCGGCGGACACGTCTTCGCGCGCTGGACGAGCCTGGTCGGCGGCGACATCGCCGAGCACACCAAACCCGTCGCGCTGTCCGACGGTGAGCTGACCGTGCAGGCCGAGTCGACGGCCTGGGCCACTCAGCTGCGCCTGCTGCAGCGGCAGATCCTGCAGCGCATCGCCGACGGCGTGGGCAAGGGCGTGGTCCGCAAGATCAAGGTGCAGGGTCCGGCGGCGCCGAGCTGGCGGCACGGGCCGCGGCACGTGCCGGGCCGCGGCCCGCGCGACACCTACGGCTGA